The stretch of DNA CATCTCGACGCCCGTGCGGTCGGTGGTGCGGACGCTGGCCGTGATCTCGACGGCGTCGTCGGCGACGTGGAGGTCGACCTCGACGCCGCTGATCGCGATCGGGTGGCAGAGCGGGACGAGGTCGGGCGTGCGCTTGGCGCCCATGATGCCGGCGACCCGCGCGACGCCGAGCGCGTCGCCCTTCGGCACGCCCTCGCCGCGCAGGAGGGCCACGACCTCGGCGGACACCTCGACGCGCCCGCGCGCCGTCGCCGTGCGGCGGCTGACGTCCTTGTCGCCGACGTCGACCATCCGGGCCGCCCCGGTCTCGTCGACGTGCGTCAGCCGCGCTGCGGACGGCTCGGGACCGGTCACGTCAGAACGGCCTGTCGAGGACGAGGGTGCGGACCGTGTCGCCCAGGTTCAGGGCGGTCTCGTCCTCACCCACGACGATCAGGGCGTTCGCCTGGGCGAGGGAGCCGAGCAGGTGCGACCCGTGGCCGCCGAGCGGAGTCACCTTGGCGCCGCGGTGGGTGACCTCGAAGACGCCGCGGACGTACTGGCGGCGTCCGGGGATGGAGGCGATGTCCTGGGTGAGCACGGCGTGCACCATGGGCCGCCGGTACGGCGTGAGGCCCATGAGCCGGCGGATGGCCGGGAGCACGAACACCTCGAAGGACACGTAGGCCGAGACCGGGTTGCCGGGCAGCGTGATGATCGGGGTCTGCTCGTCGAAGATCGTGCCGAAGCCCTGCGGCTTGCCCGGCTGCATGGCGACCTTCGGGAAGGCGACCGTCCCGAGCGCCGACAGCGTCTCCTTGACGACGTCCTTCTCGCCCTCGCTGATGCCGCCGCTCGTGACCACGAGGTCGGCGCGGACGAGCTGCTCGGACAGCGTGCGTCGGAAGGTGCGCGGGTCGTCGCCGATGGCGCCCACGCGGTAGGCGATCGCGCCTGCCGCGCGCACGGCGGCGGCGAGCATGTAGCTGTTGCCGTCGTAGATGGAGTCGAAGTCGAGGTGGGCGCCCGGCTCGCGGAGCTCGTTGCCGGTGGACAGCACCACGACGCGCGGTCGCGGTCGGGCGGCGACCCTTCCCAGGCCCAGCGAGGCCAGCAGGCCAGCCTCGCGCGGACCGACGACGGTGCCGGCCGGCAGGACGAGGTCGCCCTGGCCGACGTCGCTGCCGGCCCGACGGACGTGCTGGCCCTCGCGCACCGCCTCGGTGAACCGCACCCGCGCGTTGCCACGGTCGGTGGCCTCGAACGGCACGACGGCGTCGGCACCGCGCGGGACCGGCGCACCCGTCATGATCTTGACGGCCGTGCCCGGGGAGATCGCGAACGGCCGGCTCGACCCGGCGTAGATGTCGGCCACGACCGGCAGCTCGACGGGCGTGGCCGACGTGGCCTGGGCGAGGTCCTCGGCGCGGACGGCGTACCCGTCCATGGCGGAGTTGTCGAAGCGGGGCAGGGAGATCGGGGCGTGCACGTCGGCGTGCAGCGGCAGGCCGAGCGACTCGACGACCGGCTGGTCGTACGGCTCGAGCGGGCCGATGCCGCGCAGGATCTTCTCGAGGTGGTCCTCGACGGTCAGGAAGCCGTCGGGCACGCTCTCCGGACGCACGCGCGGACGCGGTCCCCGGGGTGGAGCAGCGTCGCCGGAGGGCGGAGCGGCCTCGTTCCCTGCGTCGGAAGACATGGGCGTCAGCCTAACCGGGCACCCTGCGGGACGCTGCGTGCCGTGCCGTCGTCGTCCAGGGTCGCGTCGCCGGTGACCACCACGTCGCGCCCGAAGTGCCAGTCGCCGCGCACCGTCAGGGACGAGGCCCCGGCGAGCGACGGGGCGTGCGGGATGCGGGCGTCGAAGTCGGCGATGGTCGTGTAGAAGCGGCGGTCGAGGTCGACGAGCGGCCGCGGGTCGACGGTGGCGCGCAGGCGGCTGTCGTCGCCCAGGCCGAACACGTCCGAGCGGAGCAGCAGGAGGTCGTTGGTGGTCTTCACGGGCAGGAACCGCGAGCGCTCGACCTCGATGGCGGTGGCGCCGTCGAAGACCTCGACGGCGGCACCCATGGCCGACTCGATCTGCACGACCTTCGGCGACGTCTTGTCGGTGGGGTCGACGGTCTTCTCGTTGCGGATGAGCGGCAGGCCGAGCACGCCGTTGCGCTCGGTGAGCGTGTCGAGCAGTCGAGGCAGGTCGAACCACAGGTTGTTCGTGTGGAAGAAAGGATGCCGGTCCGCGTCGGCGGCGAGCGCCGCGTCGTCGTCGGCCGTCTGCGCGGTCTCGCGGAGCACGAGGCGTCCGTCGGCGCGCCGGACGACGAGGTGGCCGCCCTTGACGTCGGCGGGCGTGCGCCGGCACACCTCGGCGGCGTACGGCGCTCCGGTCGAGGCGAACCAGGCCATCATCGACGGGTCGGGCGCCGCGCCGAGGTTGTCGGCGTTGGAGACGGTGGCGTACCGGTAGCCGGCGGCCACGAGCTGCTCCAGCACGCCCGAGACGAGCAGCGCCGTGTAGAGGTCGCCGTGCCCCGGCGGGCACCACTCGAGCGCCGGGTCGGCGGGCCACTGCACCGGGGTGAGGTCGTCGGCGCGCAGCTTCGGCTCGCGGTTCTGCAGGAAGTCGAGCGGCAGGCCCTCGACCTCGAGGCCCTCGTGCTGCCGCAGCCGTGCCAGCGAGTCGTCCTGCGTGCGGAAGCTGTGCATGAACAGCAGGGGCAACGTGACGTCGAGGTCGCGCCGGACCTGGAGCACCTGGCGGGCGATGATGTCGAGGAACGTGAGGTCGGAGCGGACGGGCAGCAGGCTCTTGGCCCGGTCCATGCCCATCGAGGTCCCGAGCCCGCCGTTGAGCTTGATGACGGCCGTCACCGCGGCGGCCTCGCGCTGCGCGTCGAGGTCGAAGGTGACGTCGGCGGCCCGGTCGACGTCGACCAGCGGGTCGACGTCGGCCTCGCGGACGAGGCCCGTGGCACCGCCCTCGAGCTGACGGTAGAAGTCGCTGAAGACCTCGATCGCGGGTGCCGCCACGCCGGCGCGTTCCATGGTGCTCCGTGCGAGCTCGAGTCCGTCCACGCGCCTAGGCTAGACGTATGGACCGTCCGGGCGCGCGCCAGCGGAACGACGCGGCCGCCGAGGAGAAGCGGGCGGTGCGTCCGCGACTGCTGGAGGCGCGCCGCCGTCGCGACCTCGAGCAGCGCCGAGCCGTCGACGACGCGGTCGCCGCCCACCTGCTGGCGCTGCCCTCGGTGGCCCGCGCCCGTCGGGTCGCCGCCTACCGCTCGATGCCCGGCGAGCCGGGCACGGAGGCGCTGCTCGCGGGCCTGCTCGAGCGTGGCGTGGAGGTCCTCGTGCCGGTCAGCCGGAGCGACGGCTCCCTCGCCTGGGCGCCGCACGACCCCACGGCCCCGACCGCCCGCTCGCGGCTCGGCGTCGACGAGCCAGTGGGCGCGACGCTCCCCGACGACGCGCTCGCCTCCGTCGACGTCGTCGTGCTGCCCGCGCTGGCCGTCGACCACGCCGGACGTCGTCTGGGCCGGGGCGCCGGCTACTACGACCGCGCCCTCGCCGTTCTCCCCCGCCGGCGTCGGCCGCTGCTGGTGGCCGTCGTGCACGCCGAGGAGCTCCTGACCGAGGTGCCGCACGAGCCGCACGACCTGCCGGTCGACGTGGTGGTCACCGAGAACGGCGTGTTCCGCGTGCCCGAGGCGCCGGCCTAGCTCCCGAGCCGCTCCGTGTCGCGGATCTCGCCCACCAGCTCCTCCAGCACGTCCTCGAGCATGATCACGCCGAGCACCTGGCCGGACCCGTCGGCCACCCGCGCCATGTGGGAGCCCTTGGCCTGCATGACCCGCAGGGCCTCGTAGAGCCCCGACCCCGCCCCGACGGTCGACAGCGGCCGCAGCCACTTGTCGGCGATGGGGGCGCGGCGCGCGGCGTCGTCGGTCTCCAGCACGTCCTTGATGTGCAGGTAGCCGGCGAGGTCGCCGTCGGCGTCGACGACGGGGAAGCGTGAGAAGCCGGTGTCGGCGCAGGCCCGCTCGACGTCGGCCGGCGTCGCCTCCGGCGCGACGGTCACGAGCCCGTCGCGCGGCAGCAGCACCTGCTCGACCCGCCCGTCGTGGAACTCCAGGGCACCCTGCACGAGACCGTACTCGTCGTCGTCGAGCAGACCCTCGCGGCGCGACTCGTCGACGAGGCCCGCGACCTCGTCGTGGGAGTAGGTGGAGGCGACCTCCTCCACCGGCTGCACGCCGAGCAGGCGGACCGCCAGGTTGGCGATGCCGTTGAGCATCACCACGAGCGGCCGCAGCACGGCGATGACGAGCAGCATGAACGGGCCCAGCACGAGGGCGGCGCGGTCGGGCTGCACGAGCGCGAGGTTCTTGGGCACCATCTCGCCGAACACGACGTGCAGGAACACGACCACCGACAGCGCGATCACGAACGAGATCGGGTGCACGAGGCTCTCGGGCACGTGGGCGAGCTCGAAGGCCGGCTCCATCAGGTGCGCGAGCGCGGGCTCGCTGATGGCGCCGAGCCCGAGCGAGCAGATGGTGATGCCGAGCTGTGCGGCCGCCATGGCGAGCGTGACGTTCTCCACGGCCTTGAGCGCCAGCCGAGCCGTGCGCGACCCGGCCTGCGCCAGGGGCTCGAGCTGGGTCCGTCGGGCCGAGATGAGCGCGAACTCCGCGGCCACGAACAGTGCGTTGAGGGCGAGCAGCACGAACGTCAGCCCGACCCCGACCCAGTCACCCACGGACGTCACCGCCCCCGGTCGGGTCGGCTGCCGGGCCGGCGGTCGGCTCGGCGGCCCTGCTCGAGCCGGTCTCGGCAGCAGCACCGTCGGGGGCCTGCACGGTCAGGGTCACGCGGTCGATCCGCCGGCCCTCCATGCGCTCGACGGTGAGCGAGACGTCCAGCGGCTCGGGGTCGTCGTCCTCGTCGTCCGGGGTCGGATCGACCTGCAGGTGGACGACGTCGCCGCGCACGCCGAGACGACCGAGCTCGGCGTGCAGCAGGCCGGCGATCGTCTCGTAGTCCTCGCTCTCGGGCAGGGCCACCCCGGTCTGCTCGAGCACCTCGTCGGGCCGCAGGAGACCCGAGAGCGACCAGGCGCCGTCGGGACGGTGGCGGCTGCGGCTCGCGACGCGGTCGTGCTCGTCGAGCACCTCGCCGACGATCTCCTCGACGAGGTCCTCGAGGGTGACGATGCCGTCGGTCCCGCCGAACTCGTCGACGACGACCGCCATCTGCATCCCCTGCTCGCGCAGCAGGGCCAGCAGCGGGTCGAGCTCGAGGCTGTCGGGCACGGTGGTCACGGGGCCGGCCAGGTCGCCGAGACGGACGCCGCGACGTCGGTCGGGGTCGACCGCGACGGCCTGCTTCACGTGCACGATGCCGACGACGTCGTCCGGCGACCGGCCCGTGACCGGGAACCGTGAGTGCCCGGTCTGGCGGGCCGCCTCGATGACGTCGAGCGCGGTGTCGCGGGCGTCGAGGAAGTGCACGCGGACCCGGGGCGTGCGGACGTCGGCGGCGGTGCGGTCACCGAACGCGATGCTGCGCGCCACGAGGTCGGCCGTCTCGTCGTCGATGGCACCCTCGCGGGCGGAGCGCAGCACGAGCGAGCGCAGCTCCACCGGCGAGCGGGCCGAGCGCAGCTCCTCCTGCGGCTCGACGCCCATGCGCTGCAAGGTGCGGTTGGCCGTGCCGTTCAGGAACCGGATCGGCCAGGCCATCACGCGCGTGAACACCCGCTGCGGCAGCTGGGCGACGGCGGCCACGCGCTGGGGCAGGGCGAGGGCCAGGTTCTTCGGGATGAGCTCGCCGACCAGCATCGTGACGACGGTGCTGAGGAAGAGCGCGAGCCCGTACGCGACGGCGCTCTGCGCCCCGCCGGTGACGCCGAGGTCCTCCAGCGGTCCGCGCGCGAGCCGCCCGATGGCCGGCTCGGCGAGGAACCCGATCGCCAGGTTGGTGATCGTGATGCCCAGCTGCGCCCCGCTGAGCTGGGTCGACAGGCTGCGCAGCGCCTTGAGGGTGCCGGCCGCGCCCGCGTCGCCGCGCTCGGCGTCGCGCTCGACCGTCGCGCGGTCGACCGTCACGAACGAGAACTCGGCCGCCACGAAGACGCCGCACGCGAGCATGAGGAGGAACGAGAGTCCCAGGAGGAGGAGCTCGGTCATCACGGGGTCCCGGATGAGTCAGGGTCGGTCACGATGCAGGGAACTGTACCCTTTGACGTCGGAGACCTCGTGCCGGAGCGGCACCCGCCGACCGGTGACATCCAGGAGAGAAGACCGTGCCGACCTACCAGTACCAGTGCACCGAGTGCGGCAACGCGCTCGAGGTGCACCAGTCGTTCACCGACGATGCGCTGACCGAGTGCCCCGCGTGCCAGGGCCGGCTCCGCAAGGTGTTCAACGCGGTGGGCGTCGTGTTCAAGGGGTCGGGCTTCTACCGCACCGACAGCCGCAGCACGACGACGTCGTCGGACACCTCCAGCTCGTCCTCCTCGAGCTCCTCCTCGTCGTCGAGCACGTCGTCGAGCTCCTCCTCGGGCACGTCGTCCGGCACGTCGACCTCGGGCAGCGGCTCGTCGTCCACGGGCGGCTCCGCCGCCTGACCCGCTCCCCTGTGGAGACGCGCTGGATCGGGGTCCGGCCCGCTGCCTAGCGTGCGCGGATGGACCGTCTGCGCTCCTCGCTGCTCGAGCACCGTCGTCTGCTCGCCGCCCTGTGCACCGCCCTCGCGGTGCTGCTGGCCCTCACGTCGGTGCGCCGCCCGCCCGACCAGGTGGAGGTGGCCGTCGCCGCCCGCGACCTCGCCAGCGGCACGGTGCTCTCCGCCGACGACGTCACCTCCTCGCTGCTGCCGGCAGGGGCGGCGCCCCAGCACCTGCTGTCGTCCGACGACCTCGAGGGGCGACGGGTCGGCGGGCCGATGCGTCGGGGCGAGGCGTTCACCGACGTCCGCCTCCTGGCGGCCGGACCGGTCGACGGCCTGCCGCCGGGGCACGTCGTGACGGCCGTGCGGCTGGCCGACGCGACGAGCGGCCAGGCCGTGCGCGTGGGCGACCGGGTCGAGGTGCTGGCGGTGGCGGCGGGAGCGGGCGGCCCGCGCGCGTCCGTGGCGGCCTCGGGCGCAGTGGTCGCCGCCGTGCCCGACCTCGAGGACCCCGACGCCCCGATCCTCTGGCTCACCGTCCCCCGCCGGACCGCGCTGGAGCTCGCACGCGTGGGCGTGGAGGCGCAGCTGAGCGTCGTGGTCGAGGCGGGCGACGACTGACCGCGCCTCGCCCGATGGGTGGGACGCCGCGCGACGTCGTCGCGAACCCCTAGGCTCGGGGACGACCTTCACCGACGTCCTAGGGGGACACATGATCAAGGGATTCAAGGACTTCCTGCTCCGCGGGAACATCGTCGACCTCGCCGTGGCCGTCGTCATCGGCACCGCATTCACCGCGCTGGTCACCGCGTTCACGACGTCGTTCATCAACCCGCTCATCGGGCTGGTCAGCGGCGGCGGCAAGGCCGGTGGCGTGCTGACCGTCAACGGCCAGAACTTCACCTACGGCGCCTTCATCACCGCCGTCATCACCTTCGTGCTCACTGCCGCGGTCGTCTACTTCGTCGTCGTGGTGCCCATGAAGACGATCAACGAGCGGCTCGCGCGCGGCAAGGAGGAGGAGCCGGCCGGGGTCAGCGAGGACATCCAGCTGCTCCGGGAGATCCGCGACGCGCTGCAGCGCCAGACCCCCTGAGACCGGCAGGTCCGGGCTCAGCCGCCGTGGTGGGGCGGGACGTCCCGCAGCAGCTCGTCGTCGCGACGCGAGCCGGCGGACGTCCCGTCGTCGCCGCGCTCGTCGCGCGTGGTGTCGGGCAGCAGGTCGCCCAGCAGCAGGGCCGCGCGGCGCCGACGGGCCTGCTCGGCCGCCTGACGGTCGGCGTCGGACGTCAGGTCGTCAGAGGACACCGTCGAACCAGTCCGGGGTGAGCTTCGGGAACATCGGGTGCCAGCCGGCGCGGTCGCCGAAGCGCTGGGAGGTGATGCGCTGCGAGCGTCCGAAGGTCTCCAGCCGCACCCCCGCCAGTCGCTGCGTGACGCGGTGGTGGAAGCGACCGCCGCGTCGTCCGCCGGCGAGCGCCAGCTGCTCGGCGAGGTCCTCGCGACGGCACGGCTCCGCGCCCACGTTGTAGACCCCGGCCGGCGCGGTCAGCGCGGCCTCGGCGGCCGTGCCGACGTCGTCGACGTGCACCAGGTGCACCCACGACGACGGCTCGCCCCAGCCGGTGGGCCGACCCGACCGGGCGCGCCGCAGCAGCCATCGGGAGCCGGGATCGGGCCCGACGATCTGGCCGAAGCGCAGCACGACCACGTCGCGGCCACGACGTCCGAGGGCCCGGGCGTGCTGCTCGGCCTCGGCCACGGTGTCGGTGTCGCGGGTGATCTCGACGGGCGCCAGCTCGTCGATCCAGGCGTCACCGCCGTCGGCGTAGATCGACGAGCGGCTCTGCTGCACGAGCCGCGGGACACCCGCGGCCAGCATGGCCTCGGCCACCCGACGCGAGCCGACCGCGCGGATGCGGTCGTTCTGGCGCCAGGCACCGGGTCGCAGCATCGCGAGACCCACGGGCATGCGGCCCGCGAAGTTCACAACGGCGTCGCAGCCCTGCATGCCCGTCGCCATGGCGTCGACGTCGAAGACGGTGCCGCGGTGCGGTCTCGCCCCGTGCGCCTCGGCGACGCGGGCGGCACGCTCGGAGCGCACCAGCCCGACGAC from Aeromicrobium erythreum encodes:
- a CDS encoding hemolysin family protein translates to MGDWVGVGLTFVLLALNALFVAAEFALISARRTQLEPLAQAGSRTARLALKAVENVTLAMAAAQLGITICSLGLGAISEPALAHLMEPAFELAHVPESLVHPISFVIALSVVVFLHVVFGEMVPKNLALVQPDRAALVLGPFMLLVIAVLRPLVVMLNGIANLAVRLLGVQPVEEVASTYSHDEVAGLVDESRREGLLDDDEYGLVQGALEFHDGRVEQVLLPRDGLVTVAPEATPADVERACADTGFSRFPVVDADGDLAGYLHIKDVLETDDAARRAPIADKWLRPLSTVGAGSGLYEALRVMQAKGSHMARVADGSGQVLGVIMLEDVLEELVGEIRDTERLGS
- a CDS encoding 5-formyltetrahydrofolate cyclo-ligase — its product is MDRPGARQRNDAAAEEKRAVRPRLLEARRRRDLEQRRAVDDAVAAHLLALPSVARARRVAAYRSMPGEPGTEALLAGLLERGVEVLVPVSRSDGSLAWAPHDPTAPTARSRLGVDEPVGATLPDDALASVDVVVLPALAVDHAGRRLGRGAGYYDRALAVLPRRRRPLLVAVVHAEELLTEVPHEPHDLPVDVVVTENGVFRVPEAPA
- a CDS encoding SAF domain-containing protein gives rise to the protein MDRLRSSLLEHRRLLAALCTALAVLLALTSVRRPPDQVEVAVAARDLASGTVLSADDVTSSLLPAGAAPQHLLSSDDLEGRRVGGPMRRGEAFTDVRLLAAGPVDGLPPGHVVTAVRLADATSGQAVRVGDRVEVLAVAAGAGGPRASVAASGAVVAAVPDLEDPDAPILWLTVPRRTALELARVGVEAQLSVVVEAGDD
- the glp gene encoding gephyrin-like molybdotransferase Glp, which produces MRPESVPDGFLTVEDHLEKILRGIGPLEPYDQPVVESLGLPLHADVHAPISLPRFDNSAMDGYAVRAEDLAQATSATPVELPVVADIYAGSSRPFAISPGTAVKIMTGAPVPRGADAVVPFEATDRGNARVRFTEAVREGQHVRRAGSDVGQGDLVLPAGTVVGPREAGLLASLGLGRVAARPRPRVVVLSTGNELREPGAHLDFDSIYDGNSYMLAAAVRAAGAIAYRVGAIGDDPRTFRRTLSEQLVRADLVVTSGGISEGEKDVVKETLSALGTVAFPKVAMQPGKPQGFGTIFDEQTPIITLPGNPVSAYVSFEVFVLPAIRRLMGLTPYRRPMVHAVLTQDIASIPGRRQYVRGVFEVTHRGAKVTPLGGHGSHLLGSLAQANALIVVGEDETALNLGDTVRTLVLDRPF
- the moaC gene encoding cyclic pyranopterin monophosphate synthase MoaC, encoding MVDVGDKDVSRRTATARGRVEVSAEVVALLRGEGVPKGDALGVARVAGIMGAKRTPDLVPLCHPIAISGVEVDLHVADDAVEITASVRTTDRTGVEMEALTSVTVAALTVVDMVKAVDKRARITDVEVVAKAGGRSGDWDVR
- a CDS encoding NAD-dependent epimerase/dehydratase family protein yields the protein MKVFLTGASGVMGRSTTTALVAAGHEVVGLVRSERAARVAEAHGARPHRGTVFDVDAMATGMQGCDAVVNFAGRMPVGLAMLRPGAWRQNDRIRAVGSRRVAEAMLAAGVPRLVQQSRSSIYADGGDAWIDELAPVEITRDTDTVAEAEQHARALGRRGRDVVVLRFGQIVGPDPGSRWLLRRARSGRPTGWGEPSSWVHLVHVDDVGTAAEAALTAPAGVYNVGAEPCRREDLAEQLALAGGRRGGRFHHRVTQRLAGVRLETFGRSQRITSQRFGDRAGWHPMFPKLTPDWFDGVL
- the mscL gene encoding large conductance mechanosensitive channel protein MscL codes for the protein MIKGFKDFLLRGNIVDLAVAVVIGTAFTALVTAFTTSFINPLIGLVSGGGKAGGVLTVNGQNFTYGAFITAVITFVLTAAVVYFVVVVPMKTINERLARGKEEEPAGVSEDIQLLREIRDALQRQTP
- a CDS encoding hemolysin family protein; its protein translation is MTELLLLGLSFLLMLACGVFVAAEFSFVTVDRATVERDAERGDAGAAGTLKALRSLSTQLSGAQLGITITNLAIGFLAEPAIGRLARGPLEDLGVTGGAQSAVAYGLALFLSTVVTMLVGELIPKNLALALPQRVAAVAQLPQRVFTRVMAWPIRFLNGTANRTLQRMGVEPQEELRSARSPVELRSLVLRSAREGAIDDETADLVARSIAFGDRTAADVRTPRVRVHFLDARDTALDVIEAARQTGHSRFPVTGRSPDDVVGIVHVKQAVAVDPDRRRGVRLGDLAGPVTTVPDSLELDPLLALLREQGMQMAVVVDEFGGTDGIVTLEDLVEEIVGEVLDEHDRVASRSRHRPDGAWSLSGLLRPDEVLEQTGVALPESEDYETIAGLLHAELGRLGVRGDVVHLQVDPTPDDEDDDPEPLDVSLTVERMEGRRIDRVTLTVQAPDGAAAETGSSRAAEPTAGPAADPTGGGDVRG
- a CDS encoding UTP--glucose-1-phosphate uridylyltransferase, whose product is MERAGVAAPAIEVFSDFYRQLEGGATGLVREADVDPLVDVDRAADVTFDLDAQREAAAVTAVIKLNGGLGTSMGMDRAKSLLPVRSDLTFLDIIARQVLQVRRDLDVTLPLLFMHSFRTQDDSLARLRQHEGLEVEGLPLDFLQNREPKLRADDLTPVQWPADPALEWCPPGHGDLYTALLVSGVLEQLVAAGYRYATVSNADNLGAAPDPSMMAWFASTGAPYAAEVCRRTPADVKGGHLVVRRADGRLVLRETAQTADDDAALAADADRHPFFHTNNLWFDLPRLLDTLTERNGVLGLPLIRNEKTVDPTDKTSPKVVQIESAMGAAVEVFDGATAIEVERSRFLPVKTTNDLLLLRSDVFGLGDDSRLRATVDPRPLVDLDRRFYTTIADFDARIPHAPSLAGASSLTVRGDWHFGRDVVVTGDATLDDDGTARSVPQGARLG